The following are encoded together in the Parabacteroides chongii genome:
- a CDS encoding TonB-dependent receptor: protein MKKYTILFLLTLLTLPSFGQVMKGFVYDKENNEPLAGVNITYKRISGETNGTISEADGSYEIRLPEGGVDLLFSYIGYENEQVPVVINRNETKTQNIFMHIKANLLGDVVVSAGRFEQKLSNVTVSMDLLKAEDITKQAPTDLSATLNTMPGVDINDKQPSIRGGNGWTYGVGSRSMVLIDGMSALTSGTGIINWNIVPLENIEQVEVMKGASSVLYGSSALNGVINIRTKRPGLTPVTTLRTYLGIYGDPDNEDYQWSDKSFWKEGKYEVEPFLRKNVLSGIRNPIYEGVDFSHARRVGNFDLSAGLNMFTDEGYKKQGYNKRFRAGGNLTYHQPMNDGNLLNYGFNVNYMSDKYADFFLWRSPKDVYEPSPIANMGREANTFYIDPFFNFTNPNNNTSHKIKARFYYRGDNIADGSNNDASITDILGNMGTDVNAITGIVQNVQNGDYSMLYPIIQPALQGDLNGLVNGTTNILGQIFPTATTADYCDLLSWVMKRGIPSSTSDLVPWLSNAINPKSDPVSIDKNYTYYLDYQFNKKWDNGTQITAGATYEHMRSTSVTTGNHDSDNAAMFFQYDQRFFDRLSVSAGMRAEYYRVDDFLREADTKIFGAKVPVKPIFRAGLNYQLADYSFIRASFGQGYRYPSLTEKYARKDIGGVGVFPNNEVKAEKGVNAELGIKQGYKFGNLMGFFDVAGFYTQYTDMIEFRFGFFDPNSYAYANSTKEILGIIAQGQMPGIGAQFYNVSKARIYGAEISTNGFYDFNADTKLSYNLGYVFIEPEDADYKEKNEIEAQYNDPLRAKEKSNDSKYLKYRQKHTVKGVVDLQWKRLNLGMNVTWKSKMLAVDYLMVDEREKDQPDAMEYIRQLLYGNIGGETLNTYWKEKNTDYCVVDLRAGVKITKDVSFQFMINNLFNKEYCTRPMLVSAPRTYVMQLNMSF, encoded by the coding sequence ATGAAAAAATATACTATATTATTTTTACTGACCCTCCTGACTCTACCCTCTTTCGGGCAGGTCATGAAAGGATTCGTGTACGATAAAGAGAACAATGAGCCGCTGGCGGGTGTCAATATCACCTATAAAAGAATCAGCGGCGAGACAAACGGAACCATTTCGGAAGCCGACGGCTCCTATGAGATCAGACTGCCGGAAGGCGGCGTGGACCTGCTGTTCAGTTATATAGGTTATGAAAATGAGCAGGTTCCGGTTGTGATCAACCGCAATGAAACGAAGACGCAAAATATATTTATGCATATCAAGGCCAATCTGCTGGGCGACGTAGTAGTCAGCGCCGGACGTTTCGAACAGAAACTGAGTAATGTAACGGTATCTATGGACTTGCTGAAAGCGGAAGATATCACCAAGCAGGCTCCTACCGACCTGAGTGCGACACTGAACACAATGCCCGGCGTGGACATCAACGACAAACAGCCTTCTATCCGAGGAGGAAACGGCTGGACATATGGTGTCGGATCACGAAGCATGGTATTGATCGACGGGATGAGTGCACTGACTTCCGGAACCGGTATTATCAACTGGAACATTGTACCATTGGAAAATATCGAACAGGTGGAAGTGATGAAAGGTGCTTCGTCCGTACTTTACGGATCGTCCGCCCTCAACGGAGTAATCAATATCCGCACAAAACGTCCGGGTCTCACGCCTGTTACGACTTTACGTACCTATCTGGGTATCTATGGCGATCCGGATAACGAAGACTACCAATGGAGCGACAAATCTTTCTGGAAAGAGGGCAAATACGAGGTAGAACCATTCCTGCGTAAAAACGTATTATCGGGTATCCGTAACCCGATTTATGAAGGTGTCGATTTCTCTCATGCCCGCCGTGTCGGTAACTTCGACCTTTCCGCCGGATTAAACATGTTCACCGATGAAGGATATAAAAAGCAGGGATATAACAAACGTTTCCGTGCCGGAGGCAACCTGACTTACCACCAGCCGATGAATGACGGCAATCTGCTCAACTACGGTTTCAATGTCAACTACATGAGCGACAAGTATGCCGACTTCTTCCTGTGGCGTTCGCCGAAAGATGTGTACGAACCGTCTCCTATCGCTAATATGGGACGTGAAGCAAATACATTCTATATCGATCCGTTCTTCAATTTCACGAACCCGAACAACAATACATCCCATAAAATCAAAGCCCGCTTCTATTATCGCGGTGACAATATTGCCGACGGATCGAATAACGATGCCTCCATTACGGATATCCTCGGAAATATGGGGACGGATGTCAATGCCATCACCGGGATCGTACAAAATGTACAGAACGGCGATTACAGCATGCTCTATCCGATCATCCAGCCGGCTTTACAGGGCGACCTGAACGGATTGGTGAACGGTACGACGAATATCCTGGGTCAGATCTTCCCGACTGCCACTACGGCCGATTACTGCGACCTGCTTTCATGGGTAATGAAACGTGGCATTCCAAGCAGTACGTCCGACCTGGTTCCGTGGCTGTCGAATGCGATCAATCCGAAATCCGATCCGGTCAGCATCGACAAAAACTATACTTATTATCTCGATTATCAGTTCAACAAAAAATGGGACAACGGTACACAGATCACCGCCGGAGCCACCTACGAACACATGCGCAGTACTTCGGTAACGACCGGTAACCATGACAGTGATAATGCCGCCATGTTCTTCCAGTATGACCAACGCTTTTTCGACCGGCTGAGTGTATCTGCCGGGATGCGTGCCGAATATTATCGCGTCGACGACTTCCTGCGTGAAGCCGACACAAAGATATTCGGAGCCAAAGTACCTGTAAAACCGATCTTCCGTGCCGGACTGAATTACCAGCTGGCAGACTACAGCTTTATCCGCGCCAGCTTCGGACAAGGCTACCGTTATCCGTCCCTGACAGAGAAATATGCCCGTAAGGACATCGGCGGGGTCGGTGTATTCCCGAATAATGAAGTAAAAGCAGAGAAGGGAGTGAATGCCGAACTGGGTATCAAACAGGGATATAAATTCGGCAACCTGATGGGGTTCTTCGATGTAGCCGGTTTCTATACGCAGTATACAGACATGATCGAATTTCGCTTCGGCTTCTTCGATCCGAATTCATATGCCTATGCCAACAGTACGAAGGAAATCCTGGGAATCATTGCACAGGGTCAGATGCCGGGTATAGGTGCCCAGTTCTACAATGTCTCCAAAGCACGTATCTACGGGGCAGAGATAAGTACAAACGGCTTCTATGACTTCAATGCCGATACCAAACTGTCCTACAACCTGGGATATGTTTTCATCGAACCGGAAGATGCCGATTACAAGGAAAAGAACGAAATCGAAGCCCAGTACAACGATCCTCTCCGTGCAAAAGAGAAATCCAACGATTCCAAATATCTGAAATACCGTCAGAAACATACGGTTAAAGGTGTTGTCGACCTGCAATGGAAACGTCTGAACCTGGGTATGAACGTTACCTGGAAGAGTAAAATGCTGGCTGTCGACTATCTGATGGTGGACGAACGCGAAAAAGACCAGCCGGATGCCATGGAATATATCCGCCAGCTCCTGTATGGAAATATCGGCGGGGAAACGCTTAATACGTACTGGAAAGAAAAGAATACGGACTATTGTGTTGTCGACCTGCGTGCAGGCGTGAAAATAACCAAAGACGTATCGTTCCAGTTCATGATCAATAATCTGTTCAACAAAGAGTACTGCACACGCCCGATGCTAGTCTCCGCACCGCGTACTTACGTGATGCAACTGAATATGTCGTTCTAA
- a CDS encoding DUF4925 domain-containing protein translates to MNKYLLRNFLYAICMATLLFACDDNDDQDGSGISGIYSNKLSTPEGDNTLTLTYSGREFIGKDVTFKQVNGNTANITLHGILPGETATVLENIPISADGNGYSFSGSSTGNNGTAFSYQGKVETGKMTLALTDVKVASNQLTSNAKWHPVQTAVTTETDPIKGEYTCYHYAFHLVTDNLILGQAAPQLEAILGNLITWFINEVTFNPDGNITARYATMPEGKAIGDLINIPPDRKDSEWLSSPINLASYYVKDDSELYIIPNIDMILYQIEQNKTKADGGLDTAVIAAVYQQLNKWSTTGIRMNIRKNSEAPYNNMGKLIAYKGDIFLFLDKEEVAAFLPLLSLVKDLLPEDILNGPMGSMIGPLLDMLANSLQQAKTLEMGMMLTK, encoded by the coding sequence ATGAACAAGTATTTATTGCGCAACTTTCTTTATGCCATTTGTATGGCCACCTTGTTGTTTGCCTGCGATGACAATGATGATCAGGATGGTTCCGGAATCAGCGGAATCTACTCCAACAAGTTGAGCACACCCGAGGGTGACAACACATTGACCCTGACTTACAGTGGACGTGAGTTCATCGGTAAGGACGTTACCTTCAAACAGGTTAACGGAAATACAGCTAACATCACCCTGCACGGCATCCTCCCCGGTGAAACCGCTACTGTATTGGAAAATATTCCTATCTCCGCCGATGGGAACGGATATTCCTTTTCAGGAAGTAGTACAGGGAACAACGGAACTGCATTTTCCTACCAGGGAAAAGTGGAAACCGGAAAAATGACACTCGCCCTGACAGACGTAAAAGTCGCCTCCAACCAACTGACTTCGAATGCGAAATGGCATCCGGTACAGACTGCAGTAACGACGGAGACTGATCCGATAAAGGGAGAATACACCTGCTATCACTATGCTTTCCACCTGGTAACCGACAATCTGATCCTGGGACAGGCCGCCCCTCAACTGGAAGCCATACTCGGAAATCTGATTACCTGGTTCATCAACGAAGTCACTTTCAATCCGGACGGCAATATCACAGCCCGCTACGCAACTATGCCGGAAGGCAAAGCAATCGGCGACCTGATAAACATACCTCCCGACAGGAAGGACAGTGAATGGCTCTCCTCTCCGATCAACCTGGCATCTTATTATGTAAAAGACGATTCGGAGCTATATATCATTCCCAATATTGACATGATCCTTTACCAGATCGAGCAGAACAAAACTAAAGCTGACGGTGGTCTAGATACTGCCGTTATTGCCGCTGTCTACCAGCAACTCAACAAATGGAGCACGACAGGCATCCGGATGAACATTCGCAAAAACTCGGAAGCACCCTATAATAATATGGGTAAACTGATCGCTTACAAAGGCGATATCTTTTTGTTCCTCGACAAAGAAGAAGTGGCGGCTTTCCTCCCTTTATTATCACTGGTTAAAGACCTGCTTCCGGAAGATATACTCAACGGCCCGATGGGATCGATGATAGGCCCTTTACTGGATATGCTTGCCAATAGCCTGCAACAAGCGAAGACGCTGGAAATGGGCATGATGCTGACCAAATAA
- a CDS encoding glycosyltransferase yields the protein MKILLVTRGSQGDVLPYLAVARELVKRGHEVTMNVPQVFEEMVRKYPVKVVLQDFDNIGGMMADAAENKQSFKRIVEWTRDAIDKQFVQVIPLLEQNDVLVAANTEFAATGIAEYCKKPFVRTAFAPFLPGTKMPPPAFPYPKPNPVITPKLLWLMMNKVSNYMVKDTINKNRVKYGLSPIDNFGQDAAKNSDNFLLYSRYLGHTDPVWDERFRWNIGGYCFNDTFEYDEEAYQELMAFIQRDRTPVIFFTLGSCTSNDRERFCGMLARISDRKKYRLVVGSGWAKTGETLQGSEQLYLMKKPIPHHLIFPHCDAVIHHGGSGTTHSVARAGVPQLITPLLLDQPYWAYRVQVLGLGPERVKIAKVSENELEHKIADLVGNPDYKKNAAAVSEQIKSEKGIENLCDYIESLG from the coding sequence ATGAAAATACTACTTGTAACAAGAGGATCACAAGGTGACGTGCTGCCCTATCTGGCGGTGGCACGCGAGTTAGTCAAGCGCGGTCATGAAGTAACAATGAATGTTCCCCAGGTCTTTGAGGAAATGGTCAGAAAATACCCGGTGAAGGTCGTTTTGCAGGATTTCGATAATATCGGCGGAATGATGGCGGATGCAGCCGAGAACAAACAGAGCTTCAAAAGGATCGTGGAATGGACGCGTGATGCGATCGACAAACAGTTTGTGCAGGTGATCCCGCTCCTCGAACAGAATGATGTTCTGGTGGCAGCCAATACGGAGTTTGCGGCGACCGGCATTGCCGAATATTGCAAGAAGCCTTTTGTGCGTACGGCTTTCGCTCCTTTCCTGCCGGGCACAAAGATGCCGCCTCCCGCTTTCCCGTACCCGAAGCCCAATCCGGTCATTACGCCAAAATTGCTTTGGCTGATGATGAACAAGGTTTCCAACTATATGGTGAAAGATACGATCAACAAGAACCGGGTGAAATATGGCCTGTCACCGATCGATAACTTTGGTCAGGATGCGGCGAAGAATAGCGACAACTTCCTGCTGTACAGCCGTTACCTGGGACATACCGATCCGGTGTGGGACGAACGTTTCCGTTGGAATATCGGAGGCTATTGTTTTAATGATACGTTTGAATATGACGAAGAGGCTTATCAGGAACTGATGGCATTTATCCAAAGAGACCGGACACCGGTCATCTTCTTTACCCTGGGCAGTTGCACATCGAATGACCGGGAGCGTTTTTGTGGCATGCTGGCGCGTATCAGTGACCGGAAAAAATACCGGTTGGTTGTCGGTTCCGGTTGGGCAAAGACAGGAGAAACCTTGCAGGGAAGCGAACAACTGTACCTGATGAAGAAGCCGATCCCCCATCATCTTATTTTCCCTCACTGCGATGCCGTTATCCACCACGGAGGAAGCGGTACGACCCATAGTGTGGCGCGTGCAGGTGTTCCCCAGCTGATCACTCCTTTACTGCTTGACCAGCCTTATTGGGCGTATCGGGTACAAGTACTGGGATTAGGTCCGGAACGGGTGAAGATCGCCAAGGTGTCCGAGAATGAACTGGAACATAAAATAGCGGATTTGGTCGGTAACCCGGATTATAAAAAGAATGCAGCCGCAGTAAGTGAGCAGATCAAAAGTGAGAAGGGTATCGAAAACCTGTGCGATTATATTGAATCTTTAGGGTAA
- a CDS encoding LacI family DNA-binding transcriptional regulator, whose translation MGISLKDIATALNVSKTTVSWVLSGRGDENKISMAMQKKIKDYARQHNYQPNLLAKSLNSGKTNTIGLIIPTIADTFFAQIAREIELEAEKLGYTVTFCSSESDPVRESKLIRMLKAKQVDGLVIAVTEHSKKEIENLMQESFPFVLIDRYFPDLSTNYVIINNEDSVRCVMDRLIANGKKKIAFVTTETRLGVMQQRFKGYLSALQDASIDTDPRLVLDIEYDEYESDIIKKLDKLFTTCPDVDGFFFATHFLALEALRYFYRHSVDITEKVGLGCLHRMPSFSILAPGMIVVDQPVSMIGKRSVDILIQHVKNKDMPVVRTVLPIALDRIVR comes from the coding sequence ATGGGAATATCTCTTAAAGACATAGCTACTGCATTGAACGTCTCGAAAACAACCGTTTCATGGGTGTTGTCCGGACGTGGAGATGAGAATAAGATCAGTATGGCTATGCAGAAAAAGATAAAAGACTATGCCCGTCAGCATAATTATCAGCCCAATTTATTGGCAAAGAGCCTGAATTCAGGGAAGACGAATACAATTGGGCTGATCATACCGACCATTGCGGATACTTTCTTTGCGCAGATAGCCCGTGAGATAGAACTGGAAGCCGAGAAGTTAGGATATACCGTTACTTTCTGCAGTTCGGAATCGGATCCGGTCCGTGAAAGCAAACTGATCCGGATGCTGAAAGCCAAGCAGGTGGACGGATTGGTCATTGCTGTGACCGAGCATTCGAAGAAAGAGATTGAAAACCTGATGCAGGAGTCGTTCCCTTTCGTATTGATAGATCGCTACTTTCCGGATTTATCAACCAATTATGTGATCATAAATAATGAAGACAGTGTCCGTTGTGTCATGGATCGACTGATCGCAAACGGAAAGAAAAAGATAGCATTCGTAACCACAGAAACACGCCTGGGAGTTATGCAACAGCGTTTTAAAGGCTATTTGAGTGCTTTGCAGGATGCCTCTATAGATACTGATCCGAGGTTGGTGCTGGATATTGAGTACGATGAATATGAAAGTGATATAATCAAGAAACTGGATAAATTGTTTACAACATGTCCCGATGTGGACGGATTCTTTTTTGCCACTCACTTTTTGGCGTTGGAAGCATTGCGTTATTTTTACAGACATTCGGTCGACATTACGGAAAAAGTAGGATTGGGATGTCTGCACAGAATGCCTTCCTTCAGCATCCTGGCTCCCGGAATGATCGTGGTCGATCAACCGGTATCGATGATCGGGAAACGATCCGTGGATATTTTAATACAACATGTAAAAAATAAGGATATGCCCGTAGTCCGGACAGTCTTACCTATAGCCTTAGATCGAATAGTAAGATAG
- a CDS encoding uroporphyrinogen decarboxylase family protein yields the protein MDTFEPDYRNILKVLYNQRPDYLPLYEHNIDAPFISKCTGEELSLAACKSQSDLDCYFGKYISFWKKNTYDAFSYEAAICEILPEHGAILGGKLGPIQTRDDFNKYPFEDIPRIFWETYEPRLQSIRRMMPAGMKAYGGCGYGIFETAQDLVGYESLCTMQYLDPELFADLFQKIGELYETLWSRMVDEFDDLFVFYRMGDDLGHRTSTMLEPDTIRHFILPQQQKVIDIVHRKNKKFLLHSCGNIMSIMPDILKMGIDAKHSNEDQICLFDVWIDNYADKIGLFGGFDMNYLILNPYDQVYNKVLEEGTRFREKANGYGLGSGNSIPDYMQVEGFYAMVDAVKEIRRREK from the coding sequence ATGGACACATTTGAACCGGATTACAGGAATATATTGAAAGTCCTGTATAATCAACGGCCAGATTATTTGCCCTTGTACGAGCATAATATAGATGCGCCTTTCATTTCCAAATGTACGGGAGAGGAGCTTTCGCTGGCTGCTTGTAAAAGTCAGTCCGACCTGGACTGTTACTTTGGGAAATATATCTCTTTTTGGAAGAAAAACACATACGATGCTTTCAGTTATGAAGCGGCTATTTGTGAGATACTTCCCGAACACGGTGCTATATTGGGAGGAAAGTTAGGTCCCATTCAAACCCGTGATGACTTTAACAAATACCCTTTTGAAGATATACCGCGTATTTTCTGGGAAACCTATGAGCCTCGCCTGCAGTCTATCCGGCGGATGATGCCGGCTGGAATGAAAGCGTACGGCGGTTGCGGTTATGGTATTTTTGAGACAGCACAGGATCTGGTAGGATATGAGAGCCTTTGTACGATGCAGTATCTCGATCCTGAATTATTTGCCGATTTGTTCCAAAAGATAGGCGAGTTGTATGAAACTCTCTGGAGCAGAATGGTCGACGAGTTTGACGACCTGTTTGTTTTTTACCGGATGGGAGATGATCTGGGACATCGCACCTCTACTATGCTTGAACCGGATACGATTCGTCACTTTATTCTTCCGCAACAGCAGAAAGTAATAGATATCGTTCACAGGAAGAATAAGAAATTCCTTCTGCATTCCTGTGGTAATATCATGTCGATTATGCCTGATATTCTGAAAATGGGGATCGATGCAAAGCATTCCAATGAAGATCAGATATGTCTTTTTGATGTATGGATTGATAATTATGCCGACAAGATAGGTTTGTTTGGTGGTTTCGATATGAATTATCTGATACTGAATCCGTATGACCAGGTGTATAATAAAGTCCTGGAAGAAGGCACCCGCTTTCGGGAAAAAGCGAATGGATATGGTTTGGGTTCAGGTAATTCTATTCCTGACTATATGCAGGTGGAGGGCTTCTATGCAATGGTAGATGCTGTAAAAGAGATCAGAAGAAGAGAAAAATAA
- a CDS encoding corrinoid protein, producing the protein METIFERIAYCVEVGKINAATPYPPTMKGEDGADELTAAALAEGYSPNEVLTEGLIAGMNRTGVKFKENKVFVPQVLMSAKAMSSGMNHLKKYFADGSVKRKGKFIVGTVQGDLHDIGKNLVCMMVEGNGYEVIDLGVDVSKETFVEAVRKNPDAFVGMSALLTTTMVNMGPINEAIKAEFPKVKTFVGGAPVNGDFAQKIGVDYYTEEPQKLVEILNRLAAN; encoded by the coding sequence ATGGAAACTATTTTTGAAAGAATAGCGTATTGTGTAGAAGTCGGCAAGATCAATGCCGCCACTCCTTATCCGCCGACGATGAAAGGGGAGGACGGTGCCGACGAGTTGACAGCTGCCGCTCTGGCAGAAGGATATTCACCGAATGAGGTGCTGACCGAAGGACTGATTGCCGGAATGAATCGCACAGGTGTTAAGTTTAAGGAAAACAAGGTATTTGTACCGCAGGTACTGATGAGTGCCAAAGCGATGAGCAGCGGTATGAACCATTTGAAAAAATACTTTGCAGACGGTTCAGTCAAGCGGAAAGGGAAGTTTATCGTTGGTACGGTACAAGGGGATTTGCATGATATCGGCAAAAACCTGGTCTGTATGATGGTCGAAGGAAACGGTTATGAGGTTATCGATCTGGGAGTGGACGTTTCGAAAGAGACTTTTGTGGAAGCTGTCCGGAAAAATCCGGATGCTTTTGTCGGTATGTCTGCCTTGCTGACGACAACGATGGTCAATATGGGGCCGATCAATGAGGCTATTAAGGCAGAATTTCCAAAGGTAAAAACATTTGTAGGAGGTGCACCCGTGAACGGTGATTTCGCCCAAAAGATAGGCGTGGATTATTATACGGAAGAACCTCAAAAGTTAGTTGAAATTTTAAACCGGTTAGCAGCCAATTGA
- a CDS encoding uroporphyrinogen decarboxylase family protein, with translation MTPRERFLTALNGGVPDRIPITEHLFSQKLLKEVLGYNTILYEGKAQAELAAKLGIDAIWTPINGFCGIEETPHEKDEIYKDEWGVTYRKNGWPIIAQIDTPVKSREDWEKYNFPPVDTPYRLRIFKDTKEANAGDLAIVLGALGPFTMLSWYIMDFETLSITMYTDPEMIHEMNEAVLKWTLDVIRLAIADGGVDCVQISDDWGGTNSLLISPDDFRTFFVPYFRRLVEGIKETGVPVIMHNDGRIWDVLDDLVDCGIDGLHPVERAAGMDLKKVKEKYKGKLTPVGNINNKITMASADPEDVRKEVLECIKEAGADGGYIIATDHSIHDLIPYENVKCLIETVKEYGTYPIQF, from the coding sequence ATGACACCAAGAGAACGTTTTCTGACCGCTTTGAATGGCGGCGTTCCTGATAGAATACCTATTACGGAACATCTTTTCAGCCAAAAGCTTTTAAAGGAAGTTTTAGGATATAACACAATCCTTTATGAAGGAAAGGCGCAGGCCGAACTGGCTGCGAAACTGGGTATAGATGCCATATGGACTCCCATTAACGGTTTCTGTGGCATTGAAGAAACACCTCATGAAAAGGATGAGATTTATAAAGATGAATGGGGAGTTACGTATCGTAAAAACGGCTGGCCGATCATAGCCCAGATCGATACGCCTGTAAAAAGCCGGGAAGATTGGGAAAAGTATAATTTTCCGCCGGTGGATACGCCATACAGGCTCCGGATTTTTAAAGATACAAAAGAGGCCAATGCCGGTGATCTGGCTATAGTCCTGGGTGCCCTCGGTCCGTTCACGATGTTATCGTGGTATATCATGGATTTTGAAACTTTGTCGATCACGATGTATACAGATCCGGAAATGATCCATGAAATGAATGAAGCCGTGCTGAAATGGACGTTGGACGTTATTCGCCTGGCGATAGCGGATGGCGGTGTCGATTGTGTACAGATTTCGGACGACTGGGGAGGTACGAATTCGTTATTAATCTCTCCGGATGATTTCCGTACATTTTTTGTCCCGTATTTCAGACGGCTGGTAGAAGGCATAAAGGAGACGGGCGTTCCGGTGATCATGCATAATGACGGAAGAATATGGGACGTATTGGACGATCTGGTCGATTGTGGAATAGACGGACTGCATCCTGTAGAACGTGCCGCCGGTATGGACCTGAAAAAGGTGAAGGAAAAATATAAGGGAAAGCTGACTCCTGTCGGTAATATCAATAATAAAATAACGATGGCATCTGCAGACCCTGAAGATGTAAGGAAAGAAGTTTTGGAATGTATAAAGGAAGCCGGAGCCGACGGAGGTTATATTATTGCGACGGATCATAGCATACACGATCTGATCCCGTATGAGAATGTCAAATGTTTGATTGAGACCGTGAAGGAATACGGAACTTATCCGATTCAGTTTTGA
- a CDS encoding MFS transporter: MAKDKLVSPGFCYILAANFLLFFAFYLILPILPFYLQERFMADKSMIGIILSCYTIAALCIRPFSGYLLDTFARRPLYLLAYVLFMIIFAGYMVASLLSIFIVLRILHGFAFGMVTVSGNTIVIDILPSSRRGEGIGYYGLANNLAMSFGPMIGLFMHTSFSYEVIFGCSLVSCFLGFIMAYLVKTPYKQPVKKEPISLDRFFLMKGGWAGISLLMLSIPYGMTTTYVAMYADEIGISVNSGLYFTFMAIGLAISRLFSGRQVDKGRITLVITLGMYLACASFFALASLETLMKWNPVFTSYLYIAIALSQGVAFGTMFPAFNTLFVNLAPNSQRGTATSTYLTSWDVGIGIGLMIGGSIAQKFGGFNYAYLFGACLTVLSTFFFILKAGPHFNRNKLR, from the coding sequence ATGGCAAAAGATAAATTAGTATCACCCGGTTTTTGTTATATATTGGCAGCAAACTTCCTGCTGTTTTTTGCCTTCTACCTCATTTTGCCCATCCTACCGTTCTACCTGCAGGAGCGGTTCATGGCAGACAAGTCGATGATCGGAATTATCCTGTCCTGCTACACGATAGCGGCTCTTTGTATCCGTCCGTTTTCGGGATATCTGCTGGATACGTTTGCGCGCCGTCCGCTGTATTTGCTGGCTTACGTCCTGTTCATGATCATTTTTGCCGGATATATGGTTGCCAGCCTGTTGAGTATATTCATCGTGCTGCGTATCCTGCATGGGTTCGCTTTCGGGATGGTGACGGTTTCAGGTAATACGATCGTGATCGATATTCTGCCCTCTTCCAGGCGCGGTGAAGGGATCGGCTATTATGGACTGGCGAACAACCTGGCGATGAGTTTCGGTCCGATGATCGGGCTGTTCATGCATACCAGCTTCAGCTACGAAGTGATCTTCGGTTGCTCACTGGTCTCTTGTTTCCTGGGATTTATCATGGCATACTTGGTCAAAACGCCCTACAAGCAACCGGTAAAGAAAGAACCGATCTCGCTCGACCGCTTCTTCCTGATGAAAGGAGGTTGGGCAGGCATCTCTCTGCTGATGCTATCCATTCCTTACGGAATGACGACCACCTATGTCGCCATGTATGCGGATGAGATAGGGATTTCCGTTAATTCGGGGCTTTACTTTACCTTTATGGCAATAGGTCTCGCCATATCACGGTTGTTCTCCGGACGGCAGGTCGATAAAGGACGTATCACGTTGGTTATCACTTTGGGTATGTATCTGGCCTGTGCCAGTTTCTTTGCCCTGGCATCATTGGAAACACTGATGAAATGGAATCCGGTATTCACTTCCTATTTATATATTGCTATAGCCCTGTCGCAGGGAGTGGCTTTCGGTACGATGTTTCCGGCATTCAATACCCTGTTCGTAAATCTGGCACCCAACAGTCAGCGCGGAACAGCAACCTCGACCTATCTGACCAGTTGGGATGTTGGTATCGGCATCGGTTTGATGATCGGCGGAAGCATTGCACAGAAGTTCGGCGGGTTCAATTATGCCTATCTGTTCGGGGCCTGCCTGACGGTATTGTCGACCTTCTTTTTCATTCTCAAAGCAGGACCCCATTTCAACAGAAACAAATTGCGGTAG